The following are encoded in a window of Vigna unguiculata cultivar IT97K-499-35 chromosome 8, ASM411807v1, whole genome shotgun sequence genomic DNA:
- the LOC114194553 gene encoding uncharacterized membrane protein At1g16860-like isoform X3, with translation MSSRIPSHQLSNGLYVSGRPEQPKERTPTMTSTAVPYTGGDIKKSGELGKMFDIPVDGSKSRKSGPITGAPSRTGSFGGAGSHSGPIQANAAARAAYTTSGPMTSGGSSSMKKSNSGPLNKHGEPVKKSSGPQSGGVTPIGRQNSGPLTPVLPTTGLITSGPISSGPLNSSGAPRKVSGPLEATGSMKMQGSAAVHNQAVTVLSQVAASFSWNTYWGRRSIMGFVANYPDSELRTAKNGQFVKVSGVVTCGNVPLESSFQKVPRCVYTSTSLYEYRGWDSKAANPTHRRFSWGLRLLERRVVDFYISDFQSGLRALVKTGHGSRVTPYVDDSVLINVNPTKEEISPEFLRWLGERNLSSDDRIMRLEEGYIKEGSTVSVMGVVQRNENVLMIVPPPDPITTGCQWTKCIFPASLEGIVLRCEDASKNDVIPV, from the exons ATGAGTTCTAGAATACCATCCCATCAGCTTAGCAATGGCCTCTACGTATCCGGGCGGCCGGAGCAGCCCAAAGAAAGGACTCCAACCATGACATCAACAGCTGTGCCATATACTGGTGGAGACATAAAAAAGTCTGGAGAATTGGGGAAAATGTTTGATATTCCTGTTGATGGCTCTAAGTCTAGGAAATCTGGACCAATAACCGGCGCTCCTTCACGGACAGGATCTTTTGGAGGAGCTGGTTCACATTCTGGACCAATCCAGGCTAATGCTGCTGCTCGAGCTGCCTATACCACTTCAGGTCCAATGACTTCTGGTGGCTCAAGTTCAATGAAGAAATCAAATTCTGGGCCACTGAATAAGCATGGGGAACCTGTTAAAAAGTCTTCTGGTCCTCAGTCTGGGGGAGTCACACCAATTGGTCGTCAAAATTCTGGACCTCTTACTCCTGTTCTACCTACAACAGGTCTCATTACATCTGGGCCCATATCCTCTGGTCCGCTAAATTCTTCTGGGGCTCCTCGTAAAGTGTCTGGTCCTCTGGAAGCGACAGGTTCAATGAAGATGCAAGGTTCTGCTGCTGTTCACAACCAAGCTGTGACTGTTCTTAGTCAAG TTGCTGCATCTTTCTCTTGGAATACTTACTGGGGAAGAAGATCTATTATGGGCTTCGTTGCTAATTATCCAGACTCTGAGCTCAGAACTGCAAAAAATGGGCAATTTGTGAAGGTCTCTGGG GTTGTTACCTGCGGTAATGTCCCTCTTGAGTCATCTTTCCAGAAAGTTCCCAGATGTGTATATACATCAACAAGTTTATATGAGTATCGTGGTTGGGACTCAAAAGCTGCCAATCCTACACACCGGCGGTTTTCTTGGGGCCTTAGATTGCTCGAA AGGCGTGTGGTTGACTTCTATATCTCGGATTTCCAATCTGGTTTAAGGGCATTGGTTAAGACAGGTCACGGATCAAGAGTGACCCCTTATGTTGATGACTCAGTTCTCATCAATGTAAATCCAACCAAAGAAGAGATTTCGCCAGAGTTTCTCCGGTGGTTGGGAGAGAGGAATCTTTCAAGTGATGACCGCATCATGCGGTTGGAAGAAGG GTACATCAAAGAGGGAAGCACAGTGAGTGTAATGGGGGTGGTTCAGAGGAATGAGAATGTGCTTATGATTGTTCCTCCACCAGATCCTATCACCACTGGTTGCCAATGGACCAAATGTATTTTCCCGGCAAGTCTTGAAGGTATAGTGTTAAGATGTGAAGACGCATCAAAGAATGATGTGATACCAGTTTAA
- the LOC114194553 gene encoding uncharacterized membrane protein At1g16860-like isoform X2 — translation MSSRIPSHQLSNGLYVSGRPEQPKERTPTMTSTAVPYTGGDIKKSGELGKMFDIPVDGSKSRKSGPITGAPSRTGSFGGAGSHSGPIQANAAARAAYTTSGPMTSGGSSSMKKSNSGPLNKHGEPVKKSSGPQSGGVTPIGRQNSGPLTPVLPTTGLITSGPISSGPLNSSGAPRKVSGPLEATGSMKMQGSAAVHNQAVTVLSQVRNAILLIVVVVLFGLVAASFSWNTYWGRRSIMGFVANYPDSELRTAKNGQFVKVSGVVTCGNVPLESSFQKVPRCVYTSTSLYEYRGWDSKAANPTHRRFSWGLRLLERRVVDFYISDFQSGLRALVKTGHGSRVTPYVDDSVLINVNPTKEEISPEFLRWLGERNLSSDDRIMRLEEGYIKEGSTVSVMGVVQRNENVLMIVPPPDPITTGCQWTKCIFPASLEGIVLRCEDASKNDVIPV, via the exons ATGAGTTCTAGAATACCATCCCATCAGCTTAGCAATGGCCTCTACGTATCCGGGCGGCCGGAGCAGCCCAAAGAAAGGACTCCAACCATGACATCAACAGCTGTGCCATATACTGGTGGAGACATAAAAAAGTCTGGAGAATTGGGGAAAATGTTTGATATTCCTGTTGATGGCTCTAAGTCTAGGAAATCTGGACCAATAACCGGCGCTCCTTCACGGACAGGATCTTTTGGAGGAGCTGGTTCACATTCTGGACCAATCCAGGCTAATGCTGCTGCTCGAGCTGCCTATACCACTTCAGGTCCAATGACTTCTGGTGGCTCAAGTTCAATGAAGAAATCAAATTCTGGGCCACTGAATAAGCATGGGGAACCTGTTAAAAAGTCTTCTGGTCCTCAGTCTGGGGGAGTCACACCAATTGGTCGTCAAAATTCTGGACCTCTTACTCCTGTTCTACCTACAACAGGTCTCATTACATCTGGGCCCATATCCTCTGGTCCGCTAAATTCTTCTGGGGCTCCTCGTAAAGTGTCTGGTCCTCTGGAAGCGACAGGTTCAATGAAGATGCAAGGTTCTGCTGCTGTTCACAACCAAGCTGTGACTGTTCTTAGTCAAG TGCGCAATGCCATTCTCCTTATTGTAGTTGTGGTTCTTTTTGGCTTAGTTGCTGCATCTTTCTCTTGGAATACTTACTGGGGAAGAAGATCTATTATGGGCTTCGTTGCTAATTATCCAGACTCTGAGCTCAGAACTGCAAAAAATGGGCAATTTGTGAAGGTCTCTGGG GTTGTTACCTGCGGTAATGTCCCTCTTGAGTCATCTTTCCAGAAAGTTCCCAGATGTGTATATACATCAACAAGTTTATATGAGTATCGTGGTTGGGACTCAAAAGCTGCCAATCCTACACACCGGCGGTTTTCTTGGGGCCTTAGATTGCTCGAA AGGCGTGTGGTTGACTTCTATATCTCGGATTTCCAATCTGGTTTAAGGGCATTGGTTAAGACAGGTCACGGATCAAGAGTGACCCCTTATGTTGATGACTCAGTTCTCATCAATGTAAATCCAACCAAAGAAGAGATTTCGCCAGAGTTTCTCCGGTGGTTGGGAGAGAGGAATCTTTCAAGTGATGACCGCATCATGCGGTTGGAAGAAGG GTACATCAAAGAGGGAAGCACAGTGAGTGTAATGGGGGTGGTTCAGAGGAATGAGAATGTGCTTATGATTGTTCCTCCACCAGATCCTATCACCACTGGTTGCCAATGGACCAAATGTATTTTCCCGGCAAGTCTTGAAGGTATAGTGTTAAGATGTGAAGACGCATCAAAGAATGATGTGATACCAGTTTAA
- the LOC114194553 gene encoding uncharacterized membrane protein At1g16860-like isoform X1 — protein MSSRIPSHQLSNGLYVSGRPEQPKERTPTMTSTAVPYTGGDIKKSGELGKMFDIPVDGSKSRKSGPITGAPSRTGSFGGAGSHSGPIQANAAARAAYTTSGPMTSGGSSSMKKSNSGPLNKHGEPVKKSSGPQSGGVTPIGRQNSGPLTPVLPTTGLITSGPISSGPLNSSGAPRKVSGPLEATGSMKMQGSAAVHNQAVTVLSQGDEYSFRRNFPKAVLWLLILLFVMGFIAGGFILGAVRNAILLIVVVVLFGLVAASFSWNTYWGRRSIMGFVANYPDSELRTAKNGQFVKVSGVVTCGNVPLESSFQKVPRCVYTSTSLYEYRGWDSKAANPTHRRFSWGLRLLERRVVDFYISDFQSGLRALVKTGHGSRVTPYVDDSVLINVNPTKEEISPEFLRWLGERNLSSDDRIMRLEEGYIKEGSTVSVMGVVQRNENVLMIVPPPDPITTGCQWTKCIFPASLEGIVLRCEDASKNDVIPV, from the exons ATGAGTTCTAGAATACCATCCCATCAGCTTAGCAATGGCCTCTACGTATCCGGGCGGCCGGAGCAGCCCAAAGAAAGGACTCCAACCATGACATCAACAGCTGTGCCATATACTGGTGGAGACATAAAAAAGTCTGGAGAATTGGGGAAAATGTTTGATATTCCTGTTGATGGCTCTAAGTCTAGGAAATCTGGACCAATAACCGGCGCTCCTTCACGGACAGGATCTTTTGGAGGAGCTGGTTCACATTCTGGACCAATCCAGGCTAATGCTGCTGCTCGAGCTGCCTATACCACTTCAGGTCCAATGACTTCTGGTGGCTCAAGTTCAATGAAGAAATCAAATTCTGGGCCACTGAATAAGCATGGGGAACCTGTTAAAAAGTCTTCTGGTCCTCAGTCTGGGGGAGTCACACCAATTGGTCGTCAAAATTCTGGACCTCTTACTCCTGTTCTACCTACAACAGGTCTCATTACATCTGGGCCCATATCCTCTGGTCCGCTAAATTCTTCTGGGGCTCCTCGTAAAGTGTCTGGTCCTCTGGAAGCGACAGGTTCAATGAAGATGCAAGGTTCTGCTGCTGTTCACAACCAAGCTGTGACTGTTCTTAGTCAAGGTGATGAATATtccttcagaaggaattttccAAAGGCGGTGTTATGGTTATTAATTCTGCTTTTTGTCATGGGTTTCATTGCTGGTGGTTTTATTCTTGGAGCAGTGCGCAATGCCATTCTCCTTATTGTAGTTGTGGTTCTTTTTGGCTTAGTTGCTGCATCTTTCTCTTGGAATACTTACTGGGGAAGAAGATCTATTATGGGCTTCGTTGCTAATTATCCAGACTCTGAGCTCAGAACTGCAAAAAATGGGCAATTTGTGAAGGTCTCTGGG GTTGTTACCTGCGGTAATGTCCCTCTTGAGTCATCTTTCCAGAAAGTTCCCAGATGTGTATATACATCAACAAGTTTATATGAGTATCGTGGTTGGGACTCAAAAGCTGCCAATCCTACACACCGGCGGTTTTCTTGGGGCCTTAGATTGCTCGAA AGGCGTGTGGTTGACTTCTATATCTCGGATTTCCAATCTGGTTTAAGGGCATTGGTTAAGACAGGTCACGGATCAAGAGTGACCCCTTATGTTGATGACTCAGTTCTCATCAATGTAAATCCAACCAAAGAAGAGATTTCGCCAGAGTTTCTCCGGTGGTTGGGAGAGAGGAATCTTTCAAGTGATGACCGCATCATGCGGTTGGAAGAAGG GTACATCAAAGAGGGAAGCACAGTGAGTGTAATGGGGGTGGTTCAGAGGAATGAGAATGTGCTTATGATTGTTCCTCCACCAGATCCTATCACCACTGGTTGCCAATGGACCAAATGTATTTTCCCGGCAAGTCTTGAAGGTATAGTGTTAAGATGTGAAGACGCATCAAAGAATGATGTGATACCAGTTTAA
- the LOC114193379 gene encoding uncharacterized protein LOC114193379, which translates to MATSLSFPISPTTITTPIFKPSAMSAAATTATAPPAKVVPAVIVGGGRVGRALQDMGTGEDLLVRRGEPVPLDFEGPIFVCTRNDDLESVLQSTPPSRWKDLVFFQNGMVEAWLERKGLKDANQVLAYFAVSKIGEAPVDGRTDTNPEGLTAAYGNWASVVASRLKAGGLSCKVLEKEAFQKQMLEKLIWICSVMLVGARHGGVSVGVVEKEFRTELSSLITELASAAASEKGLTFEEAMEERLCAYSRAVAHFPTAVKEFNWRNGWFYALSEKAKAQGKPDPCPLHSLWLKELRIV; encoded by the exons ATGGCCACTTCACTCTCCTTCCCCATTTCTCCCACAACCATAACCACACCCATATTCAAACCCTCCGCCATGTCCGCCGCCGCCACCACCGCCACCGCCCCTCCTGCCAAGGTGGTTCCGGCCGTCATTGTCGGCGGCGGAAGAGTGGGAAGGGCTTTGCAAGACATGGGCACCGGCGAAGACCTCCTCGTTCGCCGAGGGGAACCCGTGCCGCTTGATTTTGAAGGCCCCATTTTTGTGTGCACGAGGAACGATGATCTGGAGTCCGTGCTTCAATCTACACCACCTTCTAGATGGAAAG ATTTGGTGTTTTTCCAGAACGGAATGGTGGAGGCGTGGCTTGAGAGGAAAGGGTTGAAGGATGCAAACCAAGTGTTGGCTTATTTTGCTGTGTCGAAAATTGGAGAAGCCCCTGTTGATGGAAGAACTGATACCAATCCTGAAGGACTCACTGCTGCATATGGCAACTGGGCTTCTGTTGTGGCTTCAAGATTAAAGGCTGGAGGCCTCTCTTGCAAG GTTCTTGAAAAGGAGGCGTTTCAAAAGCAGATGTTGGAGAAGCTTATATGGATTTGTTCCGTTATGCTTGTTGGAGCACGTCATGGAGGGGTTTCTGTAGGTGTCGTGGAAAAGGAATTCCGCACTGAA TTGTCTAGCCTTATAACAGAACTGGCATCAGCTGCAGCAAGTGAAAAGGGGTTAACATTTGAAGAAGCCATGGAAGAGCGTTTATGTGCATATTCGAGAGCCGTAGCTCACTTTCCCACAGCAGTTAAGGAG TTTAACTGGAGAAATGGTTGGTTTTATGCTCTCTCTGAGAAGGCCAAGGCCCAAGGCAAGCCAGACCCATGCCCTTTGCATTCCCTTTGGCTAAAAGAGTTGAGAATTGTATGA
- the LOC114193917 gene encoding AP2-like ethylene-responsive transcription factor At1g16060 yields MARKSQKTLKNTDTNNTVKRTRKTVPRDSPPQRSSIYRGVTRHRWTGRYEAHLWDKNCWNESQSKKGRQVYLGAYDDEEAAARAYDLAALKYWGQDTILNFPLTNYEEKLKEMEGQSKEEYIGSLRRKSSGFSRGVSKYRGVARHHHNGRWEARIGRVFGNKYLYLGTYATQEEAAAAYDMAAIEYRGANAVTNFDVSRYINWPGPKTEEEHQNVPINENVNSNADDIELGFVSHELGSITDENTTEHVAQSSESNPSRRTFPEDIQTIFENQGPDIYTENDDIIFGDLGSFGEPIFHYELDV; encoded by the exons ATGGCCAGAAAATCGCAGAAAACCCTCAAGAACACTGACACCAACAACACTGTCAAACGCACACGAAAAACCGTTCCAAGAGATTCACCACCACAACGAAGTTCAATCTATAGGGGTGTCACAAG ACATCGTTGGACTGGTCGGTATGAGGCTCATCTCTGGGACAAAAACTGTTGGAATGAATCGCAGAGCAAGAAAGGAAGACAAG TATATCTAG GGGCATATGATGATGAAGAAGCTGCAGCACGTGCTTATGATTTGGCAGCATTGAAGTACTGGGGTCAAGATACCATTCTCAATTTCCCA TTAACAAATTATGAGGAGAAGCTCAAGGAAATGGAGGGTCAATCAAAAGAAGAATACATTGGATCCTTGAGAAG AAAAAGCAGTGGATTCTCTCGAGGAGTTTCGAAATACAGAGGTGTAGCAAG ACACCACCATAATGGAAGATGGGAAGCTCGAATTGGCAGGGTCTTTGGCAACAAATACCTATATCTTGGAACTTATG CTACACAAGAAGAGGCAGCAGCAGCATATGACATGGCAGCCATAGAATACAGAGGAGCTAATGCTGTTACGAACTTTGACGTGAGTCGTTATATCAACTGGCCAGGTCCTAAAACCGAAGAAGAGCATCAAAATGTTCCtataaatgaaaatgtaaaTTCTAATGCTGATGATATTGAACTAGGGTTTGTTTCACATGAACTTGGTTCAATCACTGACGAGAACACAACAGAGCATGTAGCACAATCTTCAGAGTCAAATCCTTCTCGTCGCACATTTCCTGAAGACATTCAAACAATATTTGAGAATCAAGGGCCAGACATCTACACTGAAAATGATGATATCATTTTTGGTGATTTAGGTTCATTTGGGGAACCAATTTTTCATTACGAGCTTGATGTTTAG